The Paludibacter jiangxiensis DNA segment AAAATATGTTTTCGATTCAGGATATTGTTGATAATAAAATTGTAATTGGTGCTGGTAATACTTCCGATACGGGTGAAGAGTCCGAACGATTCAATACAATCATCAACTTTTCAAACTTCCTGCTTCATATCCTGCGTATACAAACCGGCGAAAACATTGCCCTGGACGATAAACGATTGATCCCTCAATTTGAACAATATCTGAAAGCGGATAATAAAAAAGAGTTTGTCAGAACTTTCGGGTATAATCTGTTAAAAGGAAAATATCTGTTTGATAAATACATCATCAAGCGTGAGTACACAAAAGGTAAAGATCAGTGGAGTTTGAAAAAATTAAAACTGGGCGATAGTGGCTCTGTAAGCTATGTGAATACATTTGGGGCTGAAGATAGCAACGATGATATTAATCGGGAAAATTTAATGTTACTTTCGATGTTCCATGTATCTACCCCCACTTTGGTGTATAAACACTGGTTGAATGCAGTCCTGAAGTTTGTATTCCTCAACCCCAAGACAGAGGGCGAGACTTATAGAACCTATCTGGAAAATCTGGCTAAGGCCTTCCTGGTCAGAAGATACATTGCGAATGAGCCGGAAGATTTTTTTACTCTCATTTATGGCGAAACTGCTGTAGATGCAGACAGCTGTTTTGATCACATTACGGATGATTGTATCGATTTTTCAAAACTTGATTCCGGTACCGCTGTAGAAAACTTTATTTTTAATTATCTGGACTATTTATTGTGGAAAGACTACAGAAGAGACAAAAAGTATTTCAGGATAAATGGTGATTTTGCATTTGACGATAATCGGGTTCGTGATTTTGAGTTTTCATTCCGAAGTTCGGTAGAACATTATTATCCGCAAAACCCAATAGACTCAGCCATGAAGCTGAAGGATAAAGATCAGATGTGGCTGGATAATTTCGGAAACCTGTGCCTAATTAGTAGCAGCAAGAACTCTCGCTTAAGTAATTTTATGCCTTCTGCTAAAAAAGACCACTATCGTAGTAGTCAAAAGATTGACAGCATTAAACAGCGTATTATGATGGAGTATGAATATTGGGATACTAATGGAGATAATCAATTTAATGAAATAAAAGATCATGGTGAGAGGATGAAAGAAATATTGATGAGTTGATTTATGTATAGAATCATTTACGCAACAATATTTACTGGAAAGAGGTAAAATATATTCATATGGCAAAGGTAAGAATTGAAATTGAAGAGGATTTCTCGATGACATTGAATGTGGCTGATGAAATTTATGAAGAATATCTCAAACAAATCAAACCCGGCATGACAGGAAGTGAAAAATTTTCT contains these protein-coding regions:
- a CDS encoding GmrSD restriction endonuclease domain-containing protein; its protein translation is MSQNPKHYTVREFFSSDQYIIPIYQRNYAWGEGEITQLIQDIVDYKKSYNTFYYIGTLVVWERKLDGTVIYETIDGQQRLTTLSILLSLINKEYLELKWFSQPRLKFDSRTHSTATLDALFYGYEPDDNHCNTAIKDGYKTAKRALERILNEKEFNLSIEEFTTFLLDKVTILRVPVPTDTDLNHYFEIMNSRGEQLEKHEVLKAKCLEVLDESDRYAFNTVWEACANMEKYVQYGFTTDERDLLFGKGTETKWDELTDERNFYASLRVKPEEKSKPKEGSQNMFSIQDIVDNKIVIGAGNTSDTGEESERFNTIINFSNFLLHILRIQTGENIALDDKRLIPQFEQYLKADNKKEFVRTFGYNLLKGKYLFDKYIIKREYTKGKDQWSLKKLKLGDSGSVSYVNTFGAEDSNDDINRENLMLLSMFHVSTPTLVYKHWLNAVLKFVFLNPKTEGETYRTYLENLAKAFLVRRYIANEPEDFFTLIYGETAVDADSCFDHITDDCIDFSKLDSGTAVENFIFNYLDYLLWKDYRRDKKYFRINGDFAFDDNRVRDFEFSFRSSVEHYYPQNPIDSAMKLKDKDQMWLDNFGNLCLISSSKNSRLSNFMPSAKKDHYRSSQKIDSIKQRIMMEYEYWDTNGDNQFNEIKDHGERMKEILMS